A stretch of the Teredinibacter haidensis genome encodes the following:
- a CDS encoding Mov34/MPN/PAD-1 family protein translates to MGKLKPTPDIHHVIRRLEEYSPVAGVKVEACSDDCVVVSTNWRVDLPIRFESAGETESGIRSIEPVSWVFPWDYPLRAPHPTLRDDFPLTLPHINPVIEGDGVSPCIAEVDLSDLLHSSGIEAVFGAMTHWLNNAASGELLCPVQGWEPVRRDNASGLISADTYAIREELNNYAPARYFRYRYVVAGNDHDLVLGHIETPSIGSANSVFKAKDVGILNGIRHGPALLLQVNGIVGEYWAESVKTLADLKGLLKKLQLSDAFEARLKHVMATSSPKACATKKKAGVEEFIIVIAVKRPFNVIGADNPWELLPYRVCFTGNSERLADDVPVYAPLMIKSTCPAMLRAVSGIDQDSEVIPISFIGCGSLGSKMALHLAKSGRYEFSLIDDDIFSSHNNARYGAVVDGFDSIGRPKVTLVARDILALGVRVEALKVDVLELGKTKPAIADKKFRYILDTSASLPVRYFLAHHAKLSACLMHSILYGKATMGVLAIEGKERCVRVDDLMAYTNTLCVKDDRVQKAMYGGAVTRKSFGDGCSSATTIMDDIGLSVLSAALAGKVNQYIGKNTGQDEGRINIGHLDKDYQFDWKRYAIPATHVIPRDTYFGWEIRVLGNIKNQIERESKGSSVEQGGVLAGMVCHLSKTIHVTLVVPAPDGTIRTPVRLDIATDGLEEIFENFHSATNGQITFLGTWHSHPTPSPPSPKDRDTYAKLTNNYDLPVVMLVYTGGRIERV, encoded by the coding sequence ATGGGTAAATTAAAACCTACGCCTGACATTCACCATGTTATCCGTAGGTTAGAGGAGTATTCCCCGGTTGCAGGGGTAAAAGTGGAAGCCTGCTCGGACGACTGTGTGGTTGTATCAACAAACTGGAGAGTTGACTTACCGATAAGATTTGAATCGGCAGGAGAGACCGAATCAGGGATACGCTCGATAGAGCCTGTATCGTGGGTGTTTCCTTGGGACTATCCTTTGCGTGCACCTCATCCTACGTTAAGGGACGACTTCCCTTTAACGTTGCCGCACATCAACCCCGTGATTGAAGGTGACGGCGTCTCTCCATGTATTGCTGAGGTAGACCTATCGGATCTTTTACATAGCAGTGGTATCGAGGCAGTTTTTGGTGCTATGACGCATTGGCTAAACAACGCCGCCTCCGGAGAATTGCTTTGTCCTGTTCAGGGTTGGGAGCCTGTACGCCGCGACAATGCTTCTGGGCTGATCAGTGCGGATACTTACGCAATTCGCGAAGAGCTGAACAATTATGCCCCGGCTAGGTATTTCCGGTATAGGTATGTTGTTGCAGGTAATGATCATGATCTAGTATTGGGACATATCGAGACGCCATCTATCGGAAGTGCAAATAGCGTATTCAAAGCAAAGGATGTTGGTATTTTAAATGGAATTCGACATGGTCCTGCACTGCTATTGCAAGTAAATGGGATCGTTGGGGAATACTGGGCGGAGTCTGTTAAGACGCTTGCGGACTTGAAGGGGCTGTTAAAAAAACTACAGTTGAGTGACGCTTTTGAAGCTCGGCTAAAGCATGTTATGGCTACCTCTTCGCCGAAGGCTTGCGCAACCAAAAAGAAAGCGGGAGTTGAAGAATTTATAATTGTAATAGCTGTTAAACGCCCCTTTAACGTGATCGGCGCTGACAATCCGTGGGAGCTATTGCCATATCGTGTTTGTTTTACGGGTAACTCAGAACGACTGGCCGATGATGTGCCGGTTTATGCACCATTGATGATCAAATCTACCTGCCCCGCGATGCTTCGAGCTGTATCGGGCATAGACCAGGATTCTGAGGTCATACCGATATCCTTTATCGGTTGTGGCAGTTTGGGTTCAAAGATGGCGTTACATTTAGCCAAGAGTGGCAGATATGAATTTTCATTAATTGATGACGATATTTTTTCTAGTCACAATAATGCTCGCTACGGTGCAGTAGTGGATGGTTTTGATAGTATTGGCCGCCCGAAAGTAACTTTAGTAGCCAGAGACATCCTAGCACTTGGGGTAAGAGTTGAAGCACTAAAGGTCGATGTTCTGGAGCTGGGAAAGACCAAGCCAGCTATCGCTGACAAAAAGTTCCGTTATATTCTCGATACCAGTGCGTCTTTGCCGGTACGCTACTTCCTTGCTCACCACGCAAAGCTCTCTGCGTGTTTGATGCATAGCATTCTTTACGGAAAGGCAACTATGGGAGTGTTGGCTATCGAAGGTAAGGAAAGGTGCGTCCGAGTTGATGACTTGATGGCATATACCAATACACTTTGTGTAAAAGACGACCGTGTTCAAAAAGCAATGTATGGCGGAGCCGTTACACGAAAAAGTTTTGGTGACGGTTGCAGCTCGGCGACAACGATTATGGATGATATTGGGCTTTCCGTGCTATCAGCGGCCTTAGCAGGGAAAGTAAATCAGTATATTGGTAAGAACACAGGTCAAGATGAAGGTCGGATCAACATCGGTCACTTAGACAAGGATTATCAGTTTGACTGGAAACGCTACGCAATACCAGCCACCCACGTCATTCCAAGAGACACGTATTTTGGTTGGGAGATCCGAGTGCTGGGAAACATAAAAAACCAGATAGAGCGTGAGTCGAAAGGTTCATCAGTTGAACAAGGCGGTGTGCTAGCGGGCATGGTGTGCCACCTGTCAAAAACTATTCATGTAACTCTGGTTGTTCCGGCTCCTGATGGAACCATTCGTACACCTGTGCGACTTGATATTGCTACTGATGGTCTTGAAGAAATATTTGAAAATTTTCACTCCGCCACAAACGGACAAATCACCTTCTTGGGTACCTGGCATAGCCATCCCACTCCGTCACCTCCGAGCCCTAAAGACAGAGACACATATGCAAAACTAACAAATAATTATGATTTACCCGTGGTCATGCTTGTATATACCGGAGGGCGCATCGAGCGCGTTTAG
- a CDS encoding mobile mystery protein A: MSLDTFCICHNDTIYLFGIYYELGKELNLQQLDATLNGIMGVPATQRPSTGWINTIRTSLGMSARSLGERIGLSQPRVALIEKGEVDGSISIKTLEKAAQGLGCRLVYALVPEDGSLQKIREHQATKKANILNEHVERHMELEGQATDKTFREATTAKIAEVYLRTWRRDFWDD, translated from the coding sequence ATGAGCTTAGATACATTCTGTATCTGTCATAACGATACAATTTATCTATTTGGTATTTACTATGAATTGGGAAAAGAGCTGAATTTACAGCAATTAGACGCAACTCTTAATGGCATTATGGGTGTGCCTGCGACACAGCGCCCGTCCACTGGCTGGATCAACACTATACGCACATCGCTAGGTATGAGCGCAAGAAGTCTTGGGGAGCGTATAGGACTTAGTCAACCACGAGTCGCATTGATAGAAAAAGGAGAGGTAGACGGCTCCATATCTATTAAAACCTTAGAAAAAGCAGCACAAGGTTTGGGATGTAGGCTGGTATACGCATTAGTCCCTGAAGACGGTTCTTTGCAGAAAATTCGTGAACACCAAGCCACAAAAAAAGCGAACATTCTCAATGAGCATGTCGAACGACATATGGAGCTAGAAGGTCAAGCAACTGATAAGACTTTTCGAGAGGCTACTACAGCAAAAATTGCTGAGGTCTATTTGAGGACTTGGCGAAGAGACTTTTGGGACGATTAG
- a CDS encoding toprim domain-containing protein: MFNSVYPQNITQSGYAPHFPMNDGEDWIDSLPRDSLDVYVDYAFAHYNDVIIHSPEVWRWFGDRKMHLSHELIERFKLGFADRTLCKDHRREKGRSAEITRGALQMLGLLKDTGHQYFHGCAVFPIFDIDGRIVGAYGRRITPECRPGHIYHLHWYHGSPTFFNIQALRDYNSVTLYKSPVEAMVAIAAGFQNSIATTGLYSFGQHHLETLDKFKPKEVVLALDATDSGNLVSGMIAQALDAQGINTRRMALPRNMDVVDFVQSRDNHEVELKQLVNSSEPYQQTYENILRG; encoded by the coding sequence ATGTTTAATTCTGTTTACCCACAAAATATTACTCAATCTGGTTACGCCCCTCATTTTCCTATGAATGATGGTGAAGATTGGATTGATAGTCTTCCTCGCGATAGTCTTGATGTGTATGTTGATTACGCGTTTGCCCACTACAACGACGTAATTATTCATTCCCCGGAGGTGTGGCGGTGGTTTGGCGATAGGAAAATGCATCTAAGCCATGAGTTGATAGAACGTTTTAAGTTGGGTTTCGCCGATAGGACGTTATGCAAAGATCATCGCCGTGAAAAAGGAAGGTCGGCTGAAATTACGCGTGGTGCGTTGCAAATGTTGGGGTTGCTTAAAGATACCGGTCATCAGTACTTCCACGGATGCGCCGTTTTCCCTATTTTTGATATTGATGGTCGGATTGTAGGTGCTTATGGTCGCAGGATCACTCCGGAATGTCGGCCAGGCCATATTTACCATCTTCATTGGTATCACGGCAGCCCAACGTTTTTTAACATTCAAGCTTTAAGGGACTACAACAGCGTAACTTTATACAAAAGTCCGGTTGAGGCAATGGTTGCAATTGCGGCTGGGTTTCAAAACTCCATCGCTACTACGGGTTTATATTCTTTTGGACAACACCACTTAGAAACCCTGGACAAATTTAAGCCTAAAGAAGTGGTGCTAGCACTTGATGCAACAGACTCCGGAAATCTAGTTTCTGGAATGATTGCGCAGGCACTTGACGCACAGGGAATCAATACTCGTCGGATGGCTTTGCCAAGGAATATGGATGTGGTGGATTTTGTACAGTCCCGAGATAACCATGAAGTTGAACTAAAGCAGTTGGTCAACTCTTCTGAGCCTTACCAGCAAACCTATGAGAATATCTTAAGAGGGTAG
- the istB gene encoding IS21-like element helper ATPase IstB produces MSFQQNCEMLRDLGYTGFLQSYIKSSDDPAYQKQSIDEALSSHLCAQKYYKELLKYNRLMRAAKLKYPQACPEDIDYIEGRGLIPSVIASINQLNWVDKHQNVFLIGATGTGKTYLSSAIAHQCIRQGISVRQFRLPQFLEQIELCRADGSLPKFRVVVNKAQVLSLDDIGGVPITSQGAQDLLEFIEARSTSGSVIVTSQLPVEKWHQWLGEPTIADAILDRLIHRAHIVKIQGESMRKLKESVSEVSHV; encoded by the coding sequence ATGAGCTTCCAACAAAATTGTGAAATGTTACGTGATCTAGGATATACCGGTTTTTTGCAAAGTTATATTAAGTCTTCCGATGATCCTGCATACCAAAAACAATCCATTGATGAGGCGCTTTCAAGTCATTTGTGCGCACAAAAATATTATAAGGAGCTACTAAAGTACAACCGCTTAATGCGTGCTGCCAAACTTAAATACCCCCAGGCTTGCCCAGAAGATATAGATTACATTGAAGGGCGAGGGCTTATTCCCTCAGTGATAGCATCAATAAACCAACTAAATTGGGTCGATAAACATCAGAATGTATTTTTAATTGGGGCTACGGGGACAGGAAAGACCTACTTGTCTAGCGCTATTGCACATCAGTGTATTCGACAAGGTATTTCAGTTCGACAATTTCGACTGCCTCAATTTCTTGAGCAGATTGAGCTATGTCGTGCTGATGGTTCGTTACCGAAGTTTCGTGTAGTCGTTAACAAGGCGCAAGTTCTATCACTTGATGATATTGGTGGTGTTCCCATTACCTCACAGGGCGCGCAAGATCTCCTCGAATTTATCGAAGCTAGGTCAACATCCGGTTCAGTCATCGTAACCTCTCAGCTTCCGGTGGAAAAATGGCATCAGTGGTTGGGTGAGCCGACAATTGCTGATGCGATTCTTGATCGATTAATTCATCGTGCACACATTGTGAAAATTCAGGGTGAGTCAATGCGTAAATTAAAAGAAAGTGTATCGGAGGTTTCTCATGTTTAA
- a CDS encoding DUF4145 domain-containing protein: protein MFIQYVDVVKEVIGSQSIEVLREMFERRKGEPPSIPVQRFRADHAEWLNTLDELENKYSLIERTRECNEYLIRPYALPLIDTQESRELLSLMDQIYKLFPELYRKHLTQPLSIDVLSSTVLGNKQHLINESLYYLSESHGVYSGMTTGFPYTLNGTLCISESVLTKQTISEILSEYYAWHFVNPKSQVMSLESFDLDVEQSNSLFFKSNTSTGKPGWYDLLGDTQKALILEIDIAMTNKLDALPTIGLRTLLETVMVEKIGDARSFGEKVKCFTKEGYVTPKMADALRHVLDAGNASAHRAYFPSKEDLTTCVELVKHLMHGIYILSPKVAKVAENTPKRDRT from the coding sequence ATGTTTATTCAGTATGTAGACGTAGTAAAGGAAGTTATCGGTTCTCAATCTATTGAAGTCCTGCGGGAAATGTTCGAACGTCGCAAAGGTGAGCCTCCATCGATTCCAGTTCAACGTTTTCGCGCTGATCATGCTGAATGGCTCAATACTTTAGACGAATTAGAGAACAAGTATTCACTAATTGAGCGCACGAGAGAATGTAATGAATATTTGATTCGTCCATATGCTTTGCCTCTGATCGATACCCAAGAATCTCGGGAATTACTGAGTTTAATGGATCAAATCTATAAGCTATTTCCCGAGCTATATCGAAAACATCTTACGCAACCGCTTAGTATTGATGTTCTCTCCAGTACTGTGTTGGGAAATAAACAACATCTGATTAATGAATCTCTTTATTATTTATCTGAATCCCATGGAGTCTACTCTGGGATGACGACCGGATTTCCATATACGTTGAATGGTACGCTTTGTATATCTGAGTCTGTACTTACTAAGCAAACAATTAGTGAAATTTTAAGTGAATATTACGCATGGCATTTCGTTAATCCTAAAAGCCAAGTGATGTCGTTAGAGAGTTTTGATCTCGATGTAGAGCAGAGCAACTCCCTTTTCTTTAAAAGTAATACATCTACGGGAAAGCCTGGTTGGTATGATCTTCTTGGTGACACGCAAAAAGCATTAATATTGGAAATTGATATAGCAATGACCAATAAGCTTGATGCACTGCCTACTATTGGTTTAAGGACGTTATTAGAAACCGTAATGGTTGAAAAGATTGGTGATGCAAGGAGTTTTGGTGAGAAAGTAAAGTGTTTTACCAAGGAAGGGTATGTGACCCCCAAAATGGCGGATGCACTAAGGCACGTATTAGATGCAGGAAATGCATCCGCGCATCGAGCCTATTTCCCTAGCAAGGAAGATCTCACTACATGTGTAGAGTTAGTTAAACATTTAATGCACGGCATCTACATTCTAAGTCCTAAAGTAGCAAAGGTCGCAGAAAATACACCTAAGCGGGATAGAACATAA
- a CDS encoding cobalamin biosynthesis protein CobQ produces the protein MPKKSSIHHFPVGNGDMTLLKIASNNRYFYVLVDMYIRQSSSENDDQCNVLDELHYLLEKDSDGRPYLDALVLTHPDKDHIGGYKTHFYQGPPGDYAPAKSGEKDRIFVREIWSSPLIFRRKRKNHSLCEDAKAFNTEAKRRVELYRESKSVGPEGDRICLIGVDVDGKTDDILDIVYKPGDVIGKVNEVTLKELTIDIYGPLSDEEFEDSEALDKNMSSVILRWGIASHGYSDPTNFVMLAGDASVEAWEVIWDKFKSNPKKLSYDLLLAPHHCSWHTLSHDSYSKSDNPKVSEPAKKALSQARTGAVILSSSDPIKDNKNDPPNFGAKKEYENIVSSAKGTFLCLADNIADGEKAPSVLEYRLTNEGPQKVSKTATTDSTSSAKKRTAATTTLIGHSGQAIGHG, from the coding sequence ATGCCTAAAAAATCATCAATTCATCACTTCCCCGTGGGTAATGGCGACATGACATTACTCAAAATCGCCTCTAACAATCGTTACTTCTATGTGCTGGTGGACATGTACATCCGACAGTCAAGCTCAGAGAATGACGACCAATGCAATGTTTTGGACGAGTTACACTATCTTCTCGAAAAGGACAGCGATGGACGTCCCTATCTGGATGCTCTCGTTTTAACCCATCCTGACAAGGACCACATTGGTGGCTACAAAACGCATTTCTACCAAGGGCCACCGGGCGACTATGCTCCGGCTAAGTCAGGGGAGAAAGATCGCATATTTGTACGAGAGATCTGGTCCTCGCCACTGATTTTTCGAAGGAAACGAAAAAATCATAGCTTATGCGAGGATGCCAAGGCATTTAATACAGAAGCAAAGCGCCGAGTAGAACTTTATCGTGAGTCAAAGTCGGTTGGTCCTGAAGGCGATCGTATCTGCCTTATTGGCGTGGATGTTGATGGCAAGACAGACGATATTCTAGATATTGTATACAAACCTGGAGATGTCATTGGAAAAGTTAACGAAGTGACACTTAAAGAGCTAACCATTGATATTTATGGGCCACTATCCGACGAGGAGTTTGAAGATAGCGAAGCCCTGGATAAAAATATGTCGAGCGTCATTTTACGGTGGGGGATTGCAAGTCACGGCTACTCAGATCCAACTAATTTTGTAATGCTTGCCGGTGATGCAAGCGTAGAGGCTTGGGAGGTCATTTGGGATAAGTTCAAGAGCAACCCCAAAAAGCTTTCATATGACCTGCTATTAGCTCCCCATCATTGTTCTTGGCACACGCTTTCACACGATAGTTATTCAAAAAGTGATAATCCTAAGGTCTCAGAACCCGCCAAAAAAGCGTTAAGCCAGGCAAGGACTGGGGCAGTTATTCTTTCTAGCAGCGACCCGATCAAAGACAACAAAAATGACCCACCTAATTTCGGAGCCAAGAAAGAGTACGAGAATATTGTTAGTTCTGCAAAAGGTACGTTTTTATGTTTGGCCGATAACATTGCCGATGGAGAGAAAGCTCCTTCGGTTCTAGAATATCGTTTAACGAATGAAGGGCCTCAAAAGGTCAGCAAAACGGCAACAACTGATTCTACCTCATCGGCTAAGAAGCGAACCGCTGCTACCACTACGCTCATAGGTCATTCGGGGCAAGCAATTGGACATGGGTAA
- a CDS encoding cellulose-binding protein yields the protein MLKELSRHFEHYAIHARFMPVFVVLFPLVLTIFAWYPQAKTVLGGTMTLLISFGVMSFLSIYISNLGNDLQDKYFMRWGGAPSTLLLLPNNQELDRYTKQRYFIWLNRKCGGLDLPETLDDQVDSEGLYEKIRSVGNFMREYTRDRKKYIQVYNDNVAYGFARNIVAIKIAGLVIASISLISNGLFLYVLTNNESEVVVNVLGVIALIASTVCLSIHGIVLNEKFVKRRGVRYARTLFEVCEK from the coding sequence ATGCTCAAAGAACTTTCAAGACACTTCGAACACTATGCCATACATGCCCGGTTTATGCCTGTATTCGTGGTTCTTTTCCCTCTAGTGCTAACTATTTTTGCTTGGTACCCACAGGCAAAAACGGTCTTGGGTGGGACAATGACTCTACTTATCAGCTTTGGGGTTATGTCGTTTTTATCGATCTATATTTCGAACCTCGGTAATGATCTACAGGATAAATATTTTATGAGGTGGGGTGGAGCGCCGTCCACATTGTTACTTTTACCCAATAATCAAGAGTTGGATAGATACACTAAGCAGCGATATTTTATATGGCTCAATAGAAAATGCGGTGGATTAGATTTGCCAGAAACGCTAGATGATCAGGTTGATAGCGAAGGGCTTTATGAAAAAATTAGGAGCGTGGGTAATTTCATGCGTGAGTACACAAGAGATAGAAAAAAATACATTCAAGTGTACAACGACAATGTGGCTTATGGTTTTGCTCGTAACATCGTAGCGATAAAAATAGCGGGCTTGGTAATTGCGTCGATCTCACTAATATCAAATGGATTGTTTTTGTATGTGCTCACAAATAATGAATCAGAGGTTGTTGTCAATGTATTAGGTGTTATTGCTCTGATAGCATCTACTGTTTGTTTGTCAATACATGGAATTGTCTTGAATGAAAAATTTGTTAAGCGTAGAGGGGTTCGATATGCACGAACATTATTTGAAGTATGTGAAAAATGA
- the istA gene encoding IS21 family transposase codes for MSFGNIRQSQYSFQNSVCQAFIDFNRLMPITLASSNDINADSKMFLELGEFGDMRMSIPLNKLRSIRRLTGTTGFSNRRIAEILSVAPNTIRYYRDRFEREKLSWVDVQEMGDLELISRLCLKRKRDISKVMPNWSDYYERLSKNKHLTLEVLHEEYRAIHKEHAYSYTQFTHYYRKYIKKIDPTLRIPKFPAEIMQVDFAGTLIPWKDVDTGEENQAQIFVSLLGYSSYTFVCAVNSQKVRDFIDAHTQAFKFYGGIPESVLIDNLKAGVIKPGVDPVINTDFEKYSEYMGFVVLSTRPRKPKDKAAVENAVRFISRWITAKLLERTFFSIEEINKAIQELLPELNNRKMRGIDKSRFMLFEEAEKEKLKPAPSRPYQHFEYMPSQQVPKDYHIKVFGHWYSVPYQLVSERVDARASKECIEISHMNKLRAVHPRCDDMGGMTTDKAHMAPNHRAYLDQGLSSFSRWAEDIGPAALRVVQAQYEGKREHSAIANKACSGLKSLAKSYDKREFEAACARAVSISSPTLKSVKSILRTGLFKFESGDSTVQIPLPLHENVRGSSYYQAGGAL; via the coding sequence ATGTCTTTTGGTAATATTAGACAATCTCAGTATTCATTTCAAAACAGCGTATGTCAAGCGTTTATCGATTTTAATCGACTAATGCCGATAACGCTCGCCTCTTCAAATGACATTAACGCCGACTCCAAAATGTTTTTGGAGCTAGGTGAGTTTGGAGATATGCGAATGAGCATTCCACTAAATAAGTTACGAAGTATTAGGAGATTAACCGGAACTACCGGTTTTTCGAATCGTCGTATCGCAGAGATACTGTCTGTCGCACCGAATACTATCAGGTATTACCGAGATAGATTCGAACGTGAAAAGTTATCATGGGTTGATGTTCAAGAAATGGGAGATCTTGAACTCATTTCTAGGCTTTGCTTAAAAAGGAAAAGGGATATATCTAAGGTCATGCCAAATTGGTCTGATTATTATGAAAGGCTTTCTAAAAATAAGCACTTAACTCTCGAAGTGTTGCACGAAGAATATCGCGCAATACACAAAGAGCATGCTTATAGCTACACGCAGTTCACTCATTACTATCGAAAGTATATTAAGAAAATCGACCCAACTTTACGGATACCAAAATTTCCAGCGGAAATTATGCAGGTGGATTTTGCGGGAACATTGATTCCTTGGAAAGATGTCGATACTGGGGAGGAAAATCAGGCTCAGATTTTTGTTTCGCTATTGGGGTACAGTAGCTACACATTTGTATGTGCAGTAAATTCTCAGAAGGTCAGAGATTTTATTGATGCGCATACCCAAGCGTTTAAGTTTTATGGTGGTATCCCTGAATCGGTACTAATTGATAACCTAAAAGCAGGTGTAATAAAGCCCGGGGTTGACCCAGTCATAAATACAGATTTCGAAAAATACAGCGAATATATGGGATTCGTTGTATTGAGTACAAGACCAAGAAAACCGAAAGATAAGGCAGCGGTAGAAAATGCTGTACGTTTTATTTCTCGGTGGATCACAGCGAAATTGCTTGAGCGAACCTTTTTTAGTATCGAGGAAATTAACAAGGCAATTCAAGAGTTATTGCCAGAATTAAATAATCGAAAGATGCGAGGTATTGATAAGTCTAGATTTATGCTCTTCGAAGAGGCTGAAAAAGAAAAACTCAAGCCTGCTCCGAGTAGACCTTATCAGCATTTTGAGTATATGCCCTCGCAACAAGTACCTAAAGACTATCATATAAAAGTCTTCGGTCATTGGTATTCAGTTCCGTATCAACTGGTTTCTGAGCGTGTGGATGCTCGCGCATCTAAAGAATGTATCGAGATATCGCATATGAACAAGCTTAGGGCTGTTCATCCTCGTTGTGATGATATGGGCGGAATGACGACAGATAAAGCTCACATGGCTCCTAATCACCGAGCTTATCTAGATCAAGGGTTATCTTCTTTTTCACGTTGGGCTGAGGACATCGGACCTGCGGCATTGAGGGTCGTTCAAGCGCAGTATGAGGGGAAACGAGAGCATTCAGCAATTGCAAATAAAGCCTGCAGTGGTTTGAAAAGTCTTGCTAAAAGTTATGATAAGCGTGAGTTCGAAGCTGCGTGCGCGAGGGCGGTGTCAATTTCTTCTCCTACCTTGAAGTCAGTCAAATCAATATTGCGTACAGGTTTGTTTAAGTTTGAGTCGGGTGATTCCACAGTTCAAATTCCGTTGCCACTTCATGAAAATGTACGCGGTTCCAGCTATTACCAAGCGGGAGGTGCTCTATGA
- a CDS encoding DUF6088 family protein codes for MALKTLKSKIKYRINRSKAAVFTPGDFFDLSDRDQIGRVLRQLVTEGVLVKFGRGLYAKAKRSKLTGKLMPVKPLPDLAKEALSDKLKVEVIASVDAISYNQGGTTQVPTGRVIAVKGRVSRKMAFDGKSIKYQYVS; via the coding sequence ATGGCTCTTAAGACTTTGAAAAGTAAGATAAAATACCGAATCAACAGGAGTAAGGCTGCAGTCTTTACTCCTGGGGATTTTTTCGACCTATCGGATCGTGATCAGATAGGTCGAGTGCTACGTCAGCTGGTTACTGAAGGGGTTTTGGTGAAATTTGGTCGCGGTTTGTATGCCAAGGCGAAGCGTTCGAAATTGACCGGTAAGCTGATGCCTGTGAAGCCATTGCCTGACCTGGCCAAAGAAGCTTTGAGCGATAAGCTGAAAGTGGAAGTTATCGCATCAGTGGATGCCATAAGCTACAACCAAGGTGGTACCACTCAAGTCCCAACAGGGCGTGTCATTGCAGTGAAGGGGCGTGTATCCCGAAAAATGGCCTTCGATGGTAAGTCAATAAAGTATCAATATGTCTCTTGA
- a CDS encoding tyrosine-type recombinase/integrase encodes MWSTPVFETLPEAISFYLDDCLARGMSPNTITIKRQSLTRFVNWCATNGITKPQDVNLEVMEGFRQYLHHYKKILDGKPLSINSQHKFLTDLKLFLRRLHRRRIIQNADFEEFEMPRYKRRLPKAVLSHEEVERIFFIASLRGDRVAIRDRAILELYYASAIRRSELVRLRLGDIELDKQILTVEGKGEKDRRLPIATRACEWVKAYLDSVRPHFKGVDSGDVLFLSTNGEPMDPDQAGRMVGKYVRRAGIDKPGACHLFRHAAATAMLDAGADIRHVQEMLGHADISTTQIYTFVAIKQLEKVYNRTHPSAQ; translated from the coding sequence ATGTGGTCGACACCGGTTTTCGAAACGCTTCCTGAAGCTATTTCGTTTTATTTGGATGATTGTTTGGCGAGAGGAATGTCCCCAAATACGATTACTATAAAACGGCAATCATTAACGCGTTTTGTTAATTGGTGTGCGACCAACGGAATTACAAAACCGCAAGATGTGAATTTGGAAGTGATGGAGGGTTTTAGGCAGTACCTTCATCACTACAAGAAAATTTTGGATGGGAAGCCACTCTCGATTAACAGCCAGCATAAATTCTTAACAGATCTGAAACTATTCTTACGCAGATTACACCGTCGGCGAATTATTCAAAATGCAGACTTTGAAGAATTTGAAATGCCACGATATAAAAGGCGATTACCAAAAGCGGTTCTTTCTCATGAAGAGGTGGAGCGCATATTTTTCATCGCATCACTACGCGGTGATCGAGTTGCAATACGCGATCGAGCCATCCTAGAGCTCTACTACGCGTCCGCGATTCGCCGCTCTGAATTGGTTAGGCTACGGTTGGGTGATATTGAACTCGACAAGCAAATCCTCACAGTGGAAGGTAAAGGCGAGAAAGATAGGCGTTTGCCTATTGCAACGAGAGCCTGCGAATGGGTCAAGGCTTACCTAGACTCCGTCAGGCCTCATTTCAAAGGCGTGGATTCTGGCGATGTACTGTTCCTTTCAACCAACGGAGAGCCAATGGACCCCGATCAGGCGGGACGTATGGTGGGTAAATACGTTCGTAGGGCTGGGATAGATAAACCAGGAGCGTGTCACCTTTTTCGTCATGCAGCGGCGACCGCGATGTTGGATGCTGGTGCTGATATCCGGCATGTCCAAGAGATGTTGGGCCATGCAGATATCTCAACTACTCAAATATACACATTCGTGGCTATCAAGCAGTTAGAGAAGGTTTATAATCGGACTCATCCCTCGGCGCAGTAA